A window of the Pedobacter frigiditerrae genome harbors these coding sequences:
- a CDS encoding DUF5007 domain-containing protein has protein sequence MKLYKYYALGLLSLMVLIIACKKLPDGFLSDGIRYEEDPVNIPQGRALNSTALNVDGSTQPMKVKVVHFYDKATGNIVDDMFFKTYKIKVWTGIYDPTKDTSEELIAKKQKDSLVNPIHINDASGQVQANYTSSNIPVGSYTFDLEISNPAGKKVYPKIGNFNVTPSVAYELPGTPYNQLRRVGNEAQSQNIGVPTVTIVRTPSTELKVILRMLDKNGVAFNPLAGEIVTRPLAGLTTGALQTMKDYAIKTVMFNDRMEFTFGTVPFPLVSLGNGFNYYYRIPTQFVKFDNPALGLDQWSSNPRFVFQSFQDGIYNIDLKFPDMSHR, from the coding sequence ATGAAATTATATAAATATTATGCATTAGGACTATTAAGTTTAATGGTTTTAATTATAGCTTGTAAAAAGCTTCCAGATGGGTTTTTGAGTGATGGCATTAGATACGAGGAAGATCCTGTTAATATCCCTCAAGGTCGTGCTTTAAATAGTACTGCATTAAATGTTGATGGTTCTACTCAGCCAATGAAAGTTAAAGTTGTTCATTTTTATGATAAGGCTACTGGCAACATTGTTGATGATATGTTCTTTAAAACTTATAAAATAAAGGTTTGGACTGGAATATACGACCCAACAAAAGATACCTCAGAAGAATTGATTGCAAAAAAACAAAAGGATTCATTAGTAAATCCAATTCATATTAATGATGCAAGTGGGCAAGTTCAGGCTAATTATACGAGCAGCAACATTCCCGTTGGGAGTTATACATTCGATTTAGAAATATCAAATCCGGCAGGTAAAAAAGTATATCCAAAAATTGGGAACTTTAATGTTACTCCTTCGGTTGCTTATGAGTTGCCTGGCACTCCTTACAATCAGTTAAGAAGAGTTGGTAATGAAGCTCAATCTCAAAATATTGGAGTGCCAACAGTAACTATAGTACGTACACCTAGTACTGAGCTAAAAGTTATTCTTAGAATGTTAGACAAAAATGGTGTAGCATTTAATCCGCTGGCTGGAGAAATTGTAACACGCCCATTGGCTGGTTTAACAACAGGTGCATTACAAACCATGAAGGATTATGCTATTAAAACGGTTATGTTTAATGATAGAATGGAATTTACTTTCGGGACTGTGCCTTTTCCTTTGGTATCACTTGGCAATGGTTTTAATTATTACTATCGTATTCCAACTCAATTCGTAAAGTTTGATAATCCTGCTTTAGGTTTGGATCAATGGTCTTCTAATCCACGATTTGTTTTTCAGTCGTTTCAAGATGGAATTTATAACATAGATTTAAAGTTCCCAGATATGTCTCATAGATAA
- a CDS encoding DUF2723 domain-containing protein has product MKYSKINNLVGWFCFLIAAVTYISTLEPSVSFWDCGEFISAALKMQVVHQPGAPLFLMIQRFFSLFAMGDNTKVAYFMNVGSALASAATILFLFWTITALAKKIIAKGEEVVSTTNLITIMGAGAVGALAYTFSDSFWFSAVESEVYALSSLATAVVFWAVLKWEAIADEPRADKWLLFIAYIMGLSIGIHLLNLLTIPALAFVYYFRKTKKATNAGVFKTLGIGILILAFIQYFIVQYLVSFGAYFDLFFVNTLGLGFGTGVLFFIILLITGLVLGIRYSIKHQKKILNLALLSTTLIIFGYFSFAMILIRAQAKPNLNNSNPDNAFSFLSYLNREQYGDRPLVYGPNYNSMAKLTDDLSGYASIPDGKTYRKGETQYEVADIKTKRIYGENENLPDSLKRLQHEVLFPRMYSDDQGHINYYKDWLSLSDQDFPSTIDNFKFFASYQVGFMYMRYFAWNFIGRQNEDQGQGSYYEGQWLSGIKPIDKIFLGDQTNLPPTIAESTSYNRFFFLPLILGLLGAIWHFSRNQKDAGIIGLLFFCTGVAIVLYLNQKPMEPRERDYAYVGSFYAFAIWIGLGVLAIKEWVFKKLQPQTAAIGAAVIALLAGPVLMGSQGWDDHNRSTKMLAHDIAVSYMESCAPNAILFTYGDNDTYPLWYIQEVEGVRPDIRLVNLSLFDTDWYINGMRRKVHESEPLPFSMKESQYVAGVRDVMYEQDNNIQGSVELKQIVEFLLSDNPEYKLTMSDGSKYNYLPSKNLKLTVNPQDVIKTGTLPAADLGKITPAIEWKFNKGYVTKGTLAMFDILAHNNWKRPIYFCSTVPSSQFNGLDNYLYNEGLTLRLLPLQPDSTVDRNSGESAPNLEPMYQHVMNKFKWGNIKTASYLDAQSTDDVSIFNNMFNTLTTGLIKAGRIEDAKKVMKRYEEVMPSKFYGIRTMMSMPQMAQNLYILGENQRANDLLKKSATFIKKEITYLADVTDSKEKLVGMNNIQLGLMYGLEPMSKVATQYNQPKLAQELQKEYESLISRFSMYFGQRQP; this is encoded by the coding sequence ATGAAATACTCAAAAATAAACAATCTTGTAGGCTGGTTTTGTTTCTTAATAGCAGCTGTAACCTATATTTCTACTTTAGAACCTTCTGTTAGTTTTTGGGATTGTGGTGAGTTTATTTCCGCAGCATTAAAAATGCAAGTGGTTCACCAACCAGGTGCACCATTATTTTTAATGATTCAGCGTTTCTTTTCGTTATTTGCCATGGGCGATAATACAAAAGTGGCTTACTTCATGAATGTTGGCTCTGCGCTAGCAAGTGCGGCAACAATATTATTCTTATTTTGGACCATTACCGCCTTAGCTAAAAAAATTATTGCCAAAGGAGAAGAAGTAGTAAGCACAACAAATTTAATCACTATAATGGGTGCAGGAGCAGTTGGTGCTTTAGCATATACCTTCTCAGATAGCTTTTGGTTTTCGGCTGTAGAATCTGAAGTTTATGCCTTGTCATCATTGGCAACAGCAGTTGTTTTTTGGGCAGTTTTAAAATGGGAAGCCATTGCAGATGAACCACGTGCCGATAAATGGTTATTATTCATTGCCTATATCATGGGTCTTTCTATTGGTATTCACTTATTAAACTTATTAACTATACCAGCGCTTGCTTTTGTTTACTATTTTAGAAAAACCAAAAAGGCAACCAATGCTGGTGTATTTAAAACATTGGGTATTGGAATTTTAATTTTAGCATTCATTCAATATTTTATTGTTCAATATTTAGTTTCTTTTGGCGCTTATTTCGATTTATTCTTTGTGAATACTTTAGGCTTAGGTTTTGGAACAGGTGTTTTATTCTTCATAATTCTATTGATTACGGGTTTGGTATTAGGGATTAGATATTCTATCAAACACCAAAAGAAAATTTTAAACCTTGCGTTACTTTCTACCACTTTAATCATATTTGGCTACTTCTCTTTTGCCATGATTTTAATTAGAGCTCAAGCCAAGCCTAATTTAAACAACAGTAATCCAGATAATGCATTCTCATTTTTAAGCTATTTAAATCGTGAGCAATATGGTGATAGACCCTTAGTGTATGGCCCAAACTATAATTCAATGGCTAAACTTACGGATGATTTAAGTGGTTACGCATCTATTCCTGATGGAAAAACTTATAGAAAAGGTGAAACACAATATGAAGTTGCAGATATTAAAACTAAACGAATTTATGGTGAGAATGAAAACTTGCCAGATAGCTTAAAAAGATTACAGCATGAGGTACTTTTCCCAAGAATGTATAGTGATGACCAAGGACACATTAACTACTATAAAGATTGGCTAAGCCTTAGCGACCAAGATTTTCCTTCTACGATAGATAACTTTAAATTCTTTGCCAGCTATCAAGTTGGTTTCATGTATATGCGTTATTTTGCATGGAATTTTATAGGCAGGCAAAATGAAGACCAAGGTCAGGGCAGTTATTACGAAGGACAGTGGTTAAGCGGAATTAAGCCAATTGATAAGATTTTCTTAGGCGACCAAACAAATCTCCCACCAACTATTGCAGAAAGCACTTCTTATAACCGTTTCTTCTTTTTACCATTAATTTTAGGGCTTTTAGGAGCAATTTGGCATTTTTCACGCAATCAAAAAGATGCAGGGATTATAGGTTTATTGTTTTTCTGTACAGGTGTTGCCATTGTTTTGTATCTAAACCAAAAACCAATGGAACCAAGGGAGAGGGATTATGCTTATGTTGGTTCATTTTATGCATTTGCCATTTGGATTGGTTTAGGAGTACTGGCTATTAAGGAATGGGTATTTAAAAAGCTACAGCCACAAACCGCAGCAATCGGTGCTGCAGTTATTGCTTTATTAGCTGGCCCTGTTTTAATGGGTAGCCAAGGTTGGGACGACCACAATCGTTCTACTAAAATGTTAGCCCATGATATTGCGGTAAGTTACATGGAATCATGCGCACCTAATGCCATTCTCTTTACTTACGGAGACAATGACACTTACCCGCTTTGGTACATTCAAGAAGTTGAAGGTGTTCGTCCGGATATTAGATTAGTTAACTTGAGTTTATTTGATACAGATTGGTATATCAACGGAATGAGAAGAAAGGTTCACGAATCTGAGCCATTGCCATTCTCAATGAAAGAATCGCAATATGTGGCTGGGGTTAGAGATGTGATGTACGAGCAAGATAACAACATACAAGGCTCGGTTGAATTGAAGCAAATTGTAGAGTTTTTATTATCAGACAATCCTGAATATAAATTAACAATGTCTGATGGTAGCAAATATAATTACCTACCTAGTAAAAATTTAAAGTTAACGGTAAACCCACAAGATGTTATTAAAACAGGCACTTTACCAGCAGCAGACTTGGGCAAAATCACTCCTGCCATAGAATGGAAATTCAACAAGGGCTATGTAACTAAAGGTACATTGGCTATGTTTGATATTCTAGCACATAACAATTGGAAAAGACCTATTTATTTCTGTAGCACTGTTCCTTCTTCACAATTTAACGGTTTAGATAATTACCTATATAACGAAGGTTTAACGCTACGTTTATTACCATTACAACCAGATAGCACTGTTGATAGAAACTCTGGTGAAAGCGCTCCAAACTTAGAGCCGATGTATCAACACGTAATGAATAAGTTTAAATGGGGTAACATTAAAACTGCTTCTTATTTAGATGCTCAATCAACTGATGATGTATCTATCTTCAACAACATGTTTAACACATTAACTACCGGCTTAATTAAAGCTGGCAGAATAGAAGATGCTAAAAAGGTGATGAAAAGATATGAGGAAGTTATGCCAAGCAAGTTTTACGGTATTCGCACCATGATGAGCATGCCGCAAATGGCACAAAACCTATATATTTTAGGTGAAAACCAAAGAGCAAATGATTTACTAAAAAAATCTGCCACATTTATTAAGAAAGAAATAACTTATTTGGCAGATGTTACCGATAGCAAAGAGAAATTAGTAGGCATGAATAATATACAGCTAGGATTGATGTATGGTTTAGAGCCAATGTCAAAAGTGGCAACTCAATACAATCAGCCAAAATTAGCTCAAGAACTACAAAAAGAATATGAAAGTTTAATTAGTAGGTTTAGTATGTATTTCGGTCAGCGACAACCATAG
- a CDS encoding acetyl-CoA carboxylase carboxyltransferase subunit alpha: MEQIKTSFDFEKPLADLMQQIEKVKQVADKTKVDMSATLAELDEKVAHTSKNLYNNLTGWQKVQMSRHAERPQTLDYINMICDDFIEMHGDRTVKDDKAIIGGFATIDGQTVMIIGHQKGKNTKERQYRNFGMANPEGYRKALRLMRLAEKFNKPVISFIDTMGAYPGLEAEERGQGEAIARNLLEMSILRVPILCFVVGEGASGGALGIGIGDKVYMLEHTWYSVISPESCSSILWRSWDFKEKAAECLKLTSDDMFSNKLIDGVVKEPLGGAHQNPELMGETLKAQIVKDLKELKKVNTDKLISTRIEKFCDMGVVVEG; encoded by the coding sequence ATGGAACAGATCAAAACATCATTCGATTTCGAAAAACCTTTAGCTGATTTAATGCAGCAAATTGAAAAGGTAAAACAAGTTGCTGATAAAACTAAGGTAGACATGTCTGCTACTTTAGCAGAACTTGACGAAAAAGTAGCTCATACTAGCAAAAACCTATATAATAACTTAACAGGATGGCAGAAAGTTCAAATGTCTCGTCATGCTGAAAGACCCCAGACTTTAGATTATATCAATATGATTTGCGATGATTTCATCGAAATGCATGGAGATAGAACGGTTAAGGACGATAAGGCGATTATTGGTGGTTTTGCAACAATAGATGGTCAAACCGTTATGATTATCGGTCACCAAAAAGGAAAAAATACTAAGGAGCGTCAATATCGCAATTTTGGTATGGCAAACCCAGAGGGTTACAGAAAAGCTTTACGTTTAATGCGTTTAGCAGAGAAATTCAATAAACCGGTTATTTCTTTTATAGATACCATGGGTGCTTACCCAGGTTTGGAAGCAGAAGAACGCGGCCAAGGAGAAGCCATTGCTCGTAACTTATTAGAAATGTCTATTTTAAGAGTGCCAATTTTATGCTTTGTGGTAGGAGAGGGGGCATCTGGTGGCGCATTAGGTATTGGTATTGGCGATAAAGTTTACATGTTAGAGCATACATGGTATTCGGTAATCTCACCAGAATCTTGTTCATCTATTTTATGGAGAAGCTGGGATTTTAAAGAGAAGGCAGCAGAATGTTTGAAGTTGACTTCAGATGATATGTTTAGCAATAAACTGATTGATGGTGTGGTGAAAGAACCGCTAGGTGGTGCGCACCAAAATCCAGAGCTAATGGGCGAAACCTTAAAAGCTCAAATAGTAAAAGATTTAAAAGAATTAAAGAAAGTAAATACAGATAAGCTGATATCGACTAGAATTGAAAAATTCTGTGATATGGGTGTGGTTGTAGAGGGATAA
- a CDS encoding S10 family serine carboxypeptidase-like protein, with the protein MKKIFTSTLIALSFVSISYAQQRQQGQGQRPTTTTSTPTATAPAKEETKINTNIASRTIVPESAVVTNKTVTINGKAVPYKATTGTLPVWDEDGKPIAGLFYTYYERSDVQNKDKRPLVISFNGGPGSASVWMHIAYTGPVVLNIDDEGYPIQPYGYKDNSSSILDVADIVYIDPVNTGYSRATSKDVPTSKFFGVRADIKYLAEWINTFVTRNNRWASPKFLIGESYGTTRVSGLALELQSNQWMYLNGVILVSPTELGIERGAVVEAALRLPYFAATAWYHKMLPADLQGKKLTAMLPEVENFTVNELIPAIAKGGFLPMAEKQKIAAKMAKYSGLSEKVILQNNLDISTNLFWKELLRDKGFTVGRLDSRYKGIDKADAGEGPDYNAELTSWLHSFTPAINMYIRNELNYKTDLKYNMFGPVNPWDRSGDQTGENLRSAMAQNPYLHVLVQSGYYDGACDYFNAKYNMWQMDPSGKLKDRMSWEGYESGHMMYLRKPDLKMGNDHIREFIEKAVPKFGTPAKF; encoded by the coding sequence ATGAAGAAAATTTTTACCTCAACACTTATTGCCTTAAGTTTTGTAAGCATTTCTTATGCTCAACAACGTCAACAAGGTCAAGGACAAAGACCAACTACCACAACTAGCACCCCAACAGCAACCGCACCTGCAAAAGAAGAAACAAAAATTAACACCAATATTGCTTCTAGAACCATAGTTCCAGAAAGTGCTGTTGTAACCAATAAAACCGTAACCATTAACGGAAAAGCTGTTCCTTACAAAGCTACAACAGGTACTTTGCCAGTTTGGGATGAGGATGGAAAACCAATCGCTGGTTTGTTTTATACTTATTACGAACGTTCTGATGTTCAAAATAAAGACAAAAGACCGTTGGTAATTTCATTTAATGGTGGTCCTGGCTCTGCTTCAGTTTGGATGCATATTGCTTACACCGGACCAGTAGTATTAAACATAGATGATGAAGGTTATCCTATTCAACCTTACGGCTATAAAGATAATAGCTCATCAATTTTAGATGTTGCAGATATCGTTTACATCGACCCAGTTAATACAGGTTATTCACGTGCAACAAGTAAAGATGTGCCTACAAGTAAGTTTTTTGGTGTAAGGGCTGATATCAAATACTTGGCAGAGTGGATCAATACGTTTGTAACTCGCAACAATAGGTGGGCATCACCAAAGTTTTTAATTGGCGAAAGTTATGGTACAACTCGTGTATCTGGCTTGGCTTTAGAATTGCAAAGTAACCAATGGATGTATTTAAATGGGGTTATTTTAGTGTCGCCAACAGAATTAGGGATAGAAAGAGGTGCGGTTGTAGAAGCAGCCTTACGTTTGCCTTATTTCGCAGCTACAGCTTGGTATCATAAAATGTTACCTGCAGATTTGCAAGGTAAAAAGTTGACTGCAATGTTGCCAGAAGTAGAAAATTTTACGGTTAACGAACTTATTCCTGCCATTGCAAAAGGCGGATTTTTACCCATGGCCGAAAAGCAAAAAATTGCCGCAAAAATGGCGAAGTATTCGGGTTTATCGGAAAAGGTAATTTTGCAGAATAATTTAGATATATCAACCAATTTATTTTGGAAAGAATTATTACGCGATAAAGGTTTTACAGTTGGCAGATTAGATTCTAGGTATAAAGGTATTGATAAAGCAGATGCTGGCGAAGGACCAGATTATAATGCAGAATTAACTTCTTGGCTACATTCGTTTACACCAGCCATTAACATGTACATCCGCAATGAGCTTAACTACAAAACCGATTTAAAATATAACATGTTCGGTCCTGTTAATCCTTGGGATAGAAGTGGAGACCAAACAGGCGAGAATTTAAGATCGGCAATGGCACAAAACCCATATTTACACGTATTGGTTCAATCTGGTTATTATGATGGAGCTTGTGATTATTTCAACGCGAAATATAACATGTGGCAAATGGACCCAAGCGGTAAGTTGAAAGACAGAATGAGTTGGGAAGGTTATGAAAGCGGACACATGATGTATTTGCGCAAACCAGATTTAAAAATGGGTAACGACCATATTAGAGAGTTCATAGAAAAAGCAGTGCCTAAATTTGGTACACCAGCTAAGTTTTAA
- a CDS encoding fasciclin domain-containing protein, whose translation MKKIKILLAFVVLASVIASCKHDDYFVGGTLHNAKVNMTTYDYLKSNKDQLFDTLLLIVDKTGTKDKINQTGATFFAPTDYSIRAYLLNKTLEAQRKDPAKRYTIDTLIKYDLSHFTDSVSVYIIPGKVEAKALNEKGTLFQTAKASVNSVVSFEYTDDVNLGYNPNSANKPQIMYYTFLKKTLTPPIVASEISASDGVRTRVQTSGIETTTGMLHVLENGKPDRTGHILYFSQKRN comes from the coding sequence ATGAAAAAAATTAAAATATTATTAGCCTTTGTTGTATTGGCATCGGTTATAGCTTCATGTAAGCATGATGATTATTTTGTGGGTGGTACATTGCACAATGCAAAAGTAAACATGACTACCTACGATTATTTAAAAAGCAATAAGGATCAATTGTTTGATACCTTACTTTTAATAGTTGATAAGACAGGTACAAAGGATAAAATAAATCAAACAGGTGCTACATTTTTTGCGCCTACTGATTATTCTATAAGGGCGTATTTGTTAAATAAAACATTAGAAGCACAAAGAAAGGATCCAGCAAAAAGATACACAATTGACACATTGATTAAATATGATTTGTCTCACTTTACAGATTCAGTTAGCGTTTATATTATACCAGGTAAAGTAGAAGCCAAAGCTTTAAACGAAAAGGGCACTTTATTTCAAACAGCAAAAGCTAGTGTAAATAGTGTGGTTTCATTTGAGTATACAGACGATGTTAATTTAGGTTACAACCCTAACAGTGCCAATAAACCACAAATTATGTACTATACCTTTTTGAAAAAGACACTTACACCTCCAATAGTGGCATCAGAAATAAGCGCTAGTGATGGCGTTCGTACAAGAGTACAAACTTCGGGCATTGAAACAACTACGGGTATGTTGCATGTACTAGAAAATGGTAAGCCAGATAGAACTGGACACATCCTTTATTTTTCTCAAAAAAGAAATTAA
- a CDS encoding alpha-L-fucosidase, whose translation MKKILLTILLFVSVVSANAQSYTPTVANLEARKWFSDARFGLFIHWGPFSIPGSGEWVMNQRKITVNNYTRLKDFFNPTAFDAAQYVSMAKNAGMKYITLITRHHDGFSMWDTKYSDFNIMNTPYKKDIVKMMADECHKQGIKLFLYYSLVDWRRDDYPRETGKTGQSSGRKGKSDYASYLQFMKNQLTELLTNYGEVAGIWFDGHWDQTAPEGEKDRTSRIDWKYEEIYGLIHKLQPQCLIGNNHHLSPFVGEDFQMFEKDLPGENKSGLSFQEASDKLPVEVCETINGSWGFNLTDTTYKTNKQLIDYLVKASSLGTNLLLNIGPMPNGQVQPEFIERLQFMGAWLKTYGESIYGTEAGYLKPQEWGSITKKGNKMYIHVLNNKTAQVSLANFPAKKIKKAYLLKDNTQVVSKINNGIANISVPTLDNEPDRVIVLEL comes from the coding sequence ATGAAAAAAATACTCCTTACCATCTTACTTTTTGTTTCTGTTGTATCAGCAAATGCACAATCTTATACACCTACAGTAGCAAACCTCGAAGCTAGAAAATGGTTTAGTGATGCTCGTTTTGGTTTGTTTATTCATTGGGGTCCATTTAGTATTCCAGGTAGTGGAGAATGGGTAATGAACCAGCGTAAAATAACAGTTAATAATTATACAAGGTTGAAGGATTTTTTTAACCCTACAGCTTTTGATGCTGCTCAATATGTGAGTATGGCAAAAAATGCAGGGATGAAGTATATCACTTTAATTACCCGCCATCATGATGGTTTTAGTATGTGGGATACTAAGTATTCTGATTTTAATATCATGAATACGCCTTACAAAAAGGATATCGTTAAAATGATGGCTGATGAATGCCATAAACAAGGCATAAAATTATTTTTATATTATTCATTAGTAGATTGGAGAAGAGACGATTACCCAAGAGAAACTGGTAAAACTGGGCAGTCAAGTGGTCGCAAAGGTAAAAGTGATTATGCCAGTTACTTACAATTTATGAAAAACCAATTAACAGAATTGCTAACTAATTATGGCGAAGTTGCAGGTATTTGGTTCGATGGCCATTGGGATCAAACTGCGCCAGAGGGCGAGAAAGACAGAACCTCTCGAATAGATTGGAAATACGAAGAAATTTATGGACTTATTCATAAACTGCAACCTCAATGTTTAATCGGTAATAATCACCACTTATCACCATTTGTTGGCGAAGATTTTCAAATGTTTGAAAAGGACTTGCCAGGAGAAAATAAATCTGGACTAAGCTTTCAAGAGGCATCAGATAAATTGCCTGTAGAAGTTTGCGAAACCATTAACGGTTCTTGGGGTTTTAACCTAACAGACACCACTTATAAAACCAATAAACAATTAATAGATTATTTGGTAAAGGCATCTTCTTTGGGTACAAACTTGCTGCTAAATATCGGGCCAATGCCAAATGGACAAGTACAACCAGAATTTATTGAGCGTTTGCAATTTATGGGAGCTTGGCTTAAAACTTATGGCGAAAGCATTTATGGAACAGAAGCCGGTTACCTAAAGCCACAAGAATGGGGCAGTATTACCAAAAAAGGCAATAAAATGTATATCCACGTTTTAAACAATAAAACAGCACAAGTTAGTCTTGCTAATTTTCCAGCCAAGAAAATTAAAAAAGCATATTTATTAAAGGATAATACTCAAGTTGTATCTAAAATCAATAATGGTATTGCCAATATTTCAGTGCCAACACTTGATAATGAACCTGATCGCGTAATTGTTTTAGAGTTATAG